From Pseudomonas sp. FP2335, the proteins below share one genomic window:
- a CDS encoding FecR domain-containing protein, whose protein sequence is MLSLRKQPPLAADVLEEAAEWLMRLSENDLSASERAEWERWKTSSPERDRAWARAQLLQSKLGGLPPALAMSALDRPSHPERRAALGKLALLLAVMPVGWGSWKLAQSQQWTADYRTHVGERRELVLADGSRITLNTDTAIDVRFDSQQRLVHLREGEMLVQTAADTSRPFLVSTRQGRMQALGTRFTVRELSPLTQLAVLEGAVKVMLAENNQSTPLIVNAGQRMDFSAQTFGGVAATDRNVGAWTQGMLMADRMRLADFVAELARYRRGFVRCDPAIADLRISGAFPISDTQRTLNMLVQTYPVVVSGHLSGYWLTLSAA, encoded by the coding sequence ATGCTCAGCCTGCGCAAACAGCCACCGCTCGCCGCCGATGTCCTCGAAGAGGCCGCCGAATGGCTGATGCGCCTGAGCGAAAACGACCTCAGCGCCAGCGAACGCGCCGAGTGGGAACGCTGGAAAACCAGCAGCCCCGAACGTGATCGCGCCTGGGCCCGGGCGCAGTTGCTGCAAAGCAAGCTCGGCGGGCTGCCGCCGGCCCTGGCGATGTCGGCGCTGGATCGTCCAAGCCACCCGGAACGCCGCGCGGCGCTGGGCAAGCTCGCGTTGTTGCTGGCGGTGATGCCGGTCGGCTGGGGCAGTTGGAAACTTGCGCAATCCCAGCAATGGACCGCCGACTACCGCACCCACGTCGGCGAACGCCGTGAACTGGTGCTGGCCGATGGTTCGCGTATCACGCTCAACACCGATACGGCCATCGATGTGCGTTTTGACAGCCAGCAGCGTCTGGTGCACTTGCGCGAAGGTGAGATGCTGGTGCAGACCGCCGCGGATACCTCGCGCCCATTCCTGGTCAGCACCCGCCAGGGCCGCATGCAGGCCCTGGGCACGCGCTTCACCGTGCGCGAACTGAGCCCGCTCACCCAGCTGGCGGTGCTCGAAGGCGCGGTCAAGGTGATGCTGGCCGAGAACAACCAGAGCACACCGCTGATCGTCAACGCCGGGCAGCGCATGGACTTTTCTGCGCAGACCTTTGGTGGGGTGGCGGCTACCGACCGTAATGTGGGGGCCTGGACCCAGGGCATGTTGATGGCTGACAGGATGCGCCTGGCGGATTTCGTTGCCGAACTGGCGCGTTATCGGCGTGGTTTTGTGCGTTGTGATCCTGCGATTGCTGATTTGCGTATCTCTGGGGCGTTTCCCATCAGTGATACACAGCGCACGTTGAACATGCTGGTGCAGACATATCCGGTGGTTGTCAGTGGGCATTTGAGTGGGTATTGGCTCACGTTGTCGGCGGCTTAG
- a CDS encoding ABC transporter ATP-binding protein, producing the protein MVSIQLDDLGACYGPRTIISGVSTARFVGGQVVAVVGPNAAGKSTLFKRIAGLLDGPGKVILQGSTKGVQGISYMPQGLNASARLTVYESVLLARKQLAPGWTVHDDELRLVDEMLDALGIRDLAFRNLGELSGGQQQLVSIAQTLVREPEVLLMDEPTSALDMHRQVQVLGFMRALARQRQVIVFIALHDLNQALRFADQVLVIADGTAQASGPSHEVINEAMLRTVYKVQARIERCSRGQHHILIDDIV; encoded by the coding sequence ATGGTAAGTATTCAGCTGGACGACTTGGGCGCCTGCTACGGACCACGCACCATCATCAGCGGCGTCAGTACCGCACGCTTTGTCGGCGGCCAGGTGGTCGCCGTGGTCGGCCCCAACGCTGCCGGTAAATCCACCCTGTTCAAGCGCATCGCCGGGCTGCTCGACGGGCCGGGTAAGGTGATCCTGCAAGGTTCGACCAAGGGTGTGCAGGGCATCAGCTACATGCCCCAGGGCCTCAATGCCAGCGCCCGGTTGACGGTGTACGAATCGGTGCTGCTGGCGCGCAAGCAACTCGCGCCGGGCTGGACGGTGCACGATGACGAACTGCGGCTCGTGGATGAGATGCTTGACGCCCTGGGCATCCGCGACCTGGCCTTTCGCAACCTCGGTGAACTCAGCGGCGGCCAACAGCAACTAGTCTCCATCGCCCAGACCCTGGTGCGCGAACCCGAAGTGCTGCTGATGGACGAGCCCACCAGCGCCCTCGACATGCATCGCCAGGTGCAGGTGCTGGGCTTTATGCGCGCCCTCGCCCGCCAGCGCCAGGTGATCGTGTTTATCGCCCTGCACGACCTCAACCAGGCGCTGCGCTTCGCCGACCAGGTGCTGGTGATCGCCGACGGCACGGCCCAGGCCAGCGGGCCGAGTCATGAGGTGATCAATGAAGCCATGCTACGCACGGTGTACAAGGTTCAGGCGCGCATCGAACGCTGTAGCCGGGGGCAGCACCATATCCTGATTGACGACATCGTCTAA
- a CDS encoding molybdopterin cofactor-binding domain-containing protein, giving the protein MNTRDELFDGPVNLSRRRFLASTAVGALVIGFGLPLGTSRVQAATAERGTQVPAFLEIRPDGSVRLLSPFMEGGQGTHTAMAQIVGEELDADPATFIVEAAPPGEAYVVMENGMRITGGSMSVRMSYPTMRRLGALARAMLLQAGAEQLGVPLTELSTQPGRVVHAASGRSLGYGELAGRALDMPVPDLAGIKLRDPSQFRWIGKPVRRVDAYDKSTGKAQYSIDLKVDGMLHAAVQHAPRLGMTVGSLRNQAQVEAMKGVHSVHQLPGAVAVVAERWWHAKRAVEALQVDWQEAGADATVRVMPADFSSDGWRDVLAAQQGPGRDDENEGDVAAALKGAKTSVEATYHNQYVNHAQLEPPSALARFNPDGTLDIWLPNQAPDMFRADIAKRAGLDPAQVNLHSPLLGGFFGRHFLYDSASPYPQAIALAKAVGRPIKLIWSREEEFLRDVLRPVAVVKFRAALDDKGFPVAIEAVSATEGPTEAIAGKQGAKLDPTALEGLSGKSYAIPNKRIAQIYVKGPAMLGYWRSVGNSLNDFFYEAFLDELADKGGHDPYELRLHLLRDNPRLTTLLQAVGELSGGWKRGPFTAEDGSRRARGVAMASPFGSHAAVIAEVSIEHGQVKVHDIWEAIDPGSIVNPAIVEAQVNGAVALGLSQTLLEEAVFVDGKPRARNYDLYPILPPSRMARVHVRIVESGEKMGGIGEPPLPAVAPAVANAVAQLTGQRIRSLPLSRHTFS; this is encoded by the coding sequence ATGAATACCCGCGATGAACTATTCGATGGCCCGGTGAACCTGTCGCGCCGGCGCTTTCTGGCGAGTACGGCGGTGGGTGCGCTGGTGATCGGTTTCGGCTTGCCCCTGGGTACGTCCAGGGTGCAGGCCGCGACGGCGGAACGCGGTACCCAGGTGCCGGCGTTCCTGGAGATTCGCCCGGACGGTAGCGTGCGATTGCTCAGCCCCTTCATGGAAGGCGGGCAAGGCACGCACACGGCGATGGCGCAGATTGTCGGAGAGGAACTGGACGCTGACCCCGCGACCTTCATCGTCGAGGCCGCACCACCGGGCGAGGCCTACGTGGTGATGGAAAACGGCATGCGCATCACCGGCGGCAGCATGTCGGTGCGTATGAGCTACCCCACCATGCGCCGCCTGGGCGCGCTGGCCCGGGCCATGTTGTTGCAGGCTGGCGCCGAGCAGTTGGGCGTGCCTCTGACCGAACTGAGCACCCAACCCGGTCGCGTGGTACACGCGGCGTCCGGGCGTTCCCTGGGCTACGGCGAGTTGGCCGGACGCGCCCTGGACATGCCGGTGCCCGACCTGGCAGGCATCAAGCTACGCGACCCGAGCCAGTTCCGTTGGATCGGCAAGCCGGTACGTCGCGTCGATGCCTACGACAAATCCACCGGCAAGGCGCAATACAGCATCGACCTCAAGGTCGACGGCATGCTCCACGCCGCGGTGCAACACGCACCGCGCCTGGGCATGACGGTGGGCAGCCTGCGCAATCAGGCGCAGGTCGAAGCGATGAAGGGCGTGCACTCGGTGCATCAACTGCCCGGCGCCGTCGCCGTGGTGGCCGAACGTTGGTGGCATGCCAAGCGTGCGGTGGAGGCGCTCCAGGTTGACTGGCAAGAGGCTGGTGCAGACGCGACCGTTCGGGTGATGCCCGCGGACTTTTCCAGCGATGGCTGGCGCGATGTGCTTGCGGCCCAGCAAGGCCCGGGGCGTGACGATGAAAACGAAGGCGATGTCGCCGCCGCGCTGAAAGGCGCCAAAACCAGCGTCGAAGCCACCTACCATAACCAGTACGTCAACCACGCCCAGCTGGAACCGCCCTCTGCCCTCGCCCGCTTCAATCCCGACGGCACCCTGGACATCTGGCTGCCCAACCAGGCGCCGGACATGTTCCGCGCCGACATCGCCAAGCGCGCGGGTCTCGATCCGGCGCAGGTCAACCTGCACTCGCCGTTGCTGGGCGGTTTTTTTGGCCGGCATTTCTTGTATGACTCGGCCAGCCCGTATCCCCAGGCCATCGCGCTGGCCAAGGCGGTCGGCCGCCCGATCAAGCTGATCTGGAGCCGCGAGGAAGAGTTCCTGCGCGACGTGCTGCGCCCGGTGGCGGTGGTCAAGTTCCGTGCCGCGCTGGATGACAAAGGCTTTCCCGTGGCCATCGAGGCGGTCAGCGCCACCGAAGGCCCAACGGAAGCGATCGCCGGTAAACAGGGGGCCAAACTCGACCCCACGGCCCTGGAAGGATTGTCGGGAAAATCCTATGCGATCCCCAATAAACGCATCGCGCAGATCTACGTCAAAGGCCCGGCGATGCTGGGTTATTGGCGTTCGGTGGGCAATTCGCTGAATGACTTTTTCTACGAAGCGTTCCTCGACGAGTTGGCGGACAAGGGCGGCCACGATCCTTACGAGTTGCGCCTGCACCTGCTGCGTGACAACCCACGGCTGACCACCCTGCTGCAAGCGGTGGGCGAGTTGTCCGGCGGTTGGAAACGCGGGCCGTTCACCGCCGAGGACGGCAGCCGCCGTGCGCGGGGCGTGGCCATGGCCTCGCCGTTCGGCTCCCATGCGGCGGTGATCGCCGAGGTGTCGATTGAACACGGCCAGGTCAAGGTGCATGACATCTGGGAAGCAATTGACCCGGGCAGCATCGTCAACCCGGCGATTGTCGAAGCCCAGGTGAATGGCGCGGTGGCGTTGGGCTTGTCCCAGACGCTGCTGGAGGAAGCAGTGTTCGTCGACGGCAAGCCGCGGGCACGCAATTACGACCTGTACCCGATCCTGCCGCCGTCGCGGATGGCGCGGGTGCATGTGCGGATTGTCGAGAGCGGCGAAAAGATGGGCGGCATCGGCGAACCGCCGCTGCCCGCCGTCGCGCCGGCCGTGGCCAATGCGGTGGCGCAGTTGACCGGCCAGCGCATCCGCAGCCTGCCCCTGAGTCGCCACACCTTCAGCTAA
- a CDS encoding iron ABC transporter permease, with protein sequence MSAYRQLVLRKRLILCVMAVLLLGSVLLDLALGPARYSLSEVLGALFAPDTAAPQVRVVMWDIRLPVALMAVAVGAALSLAGAQMQTILNNPLASPFTLGLSAAASFGAAMGLAFGVALFPLAAQYMVPLNAFIMAMLCALLIHFLSLRRGVSAETIVLLGIALVFTFNALLALVQFFATEQAVAAVVFWTMGSLTKATWPKLGVICLVILITLPIFAKRAWALTALRLGDDKAASFGINVRSLRLQTLIMVSLLAAFPVAFVGTIGFIGLVGPHIARMLIGEDQRFFLPASLLTGALILSASSVVSKTLIPGAIFPIGVVTSLIGVPFFISLILGGKKNSW encoded by the coding sequence ATGAGCGCCTACCGCCAGCTGGTGCTGCGCAAACGCCTGATCCTCTGCGTCATGGCCGTGCTGTTGTTGGGCAGTGTGTTGCTCGACCTGGCCCTGGGGCCGGCGCGCTACAGCCTCAGTGAAGTGCTCGGCGCACTGTTTGCCCCGGACACCGCCGCGCCGCAAGTGCGCGTGGTGATGTGGGACATCCGCCTGCCCGTCGCGCTGATGGCGGTGGCCGTGGGCGCCGCGCTGTCCCTGGCTGGCGCGCAGATGCAGACCATCCTCAACAACCCGCTGGCCAGCCCGTTCACCCTGGGCCTGTCCGCCGCCGCCAGTTTCGGCGCCGCCATGGGCCTGGCGTTTGGTGTGGCGCTGTTCCCGCTGGCGGCGCAGTACATGGTGCCGCTCAACGCGTTCATCATGGCCATGCTCTGCGCGCTGCTGATCCACTTCCTCAGCCTGCGCCGTGGCGTGAGCGCCGAAACCATCGTGCTGCTGGGCATTGCGCTGGTGTTCACGTTCAATGCGCTGCTGGCGCTGGTGCAATTTTTTGCCACCGAACAAGCGGTGGCCGCCGTGGTGTTCTGGACCATGGGCAGCCTGACCAAGGCCACCTGGCCCAAGTTGGGGGTGATCTGCCTGGTGATCCTGATCACCCTGCCGATTTTCGCCAAGCGCGCCTGGGCCCTTACCGCGTTGCGCCTGGGCGACGACAAGGCCGCCAGCTTCGGCATCAACGTGCGCAGCCTGCGCTTGCAGACGCTGATCATGGTCAGCCTGCTCGCCGCGTTCCCGGTGGCGTTTGTCGGCACCATCGGCTTTATCGGGCTGGTCGGTCCGCACATCGCGCGCATGCTGATCGGCGAAGACCAGCGCTTCTTCCTGCCCGCCTCGCTGCTGACCGGCGCACTGATCCTATCGGCCAGCTCGGTGGTGAGCAAGACCCTGATCCCCGGCGCGATTTTCCCGATTGGCGTGGTCACCTCGTTGATCGGCGTGCCGTTCTTTATCTCCCTGATCCTCGGCGGGAAGAAAAACTCATGGTAA
- a CDS encoding (2Fe-2S)-binding protein: protein MELRINQTTYQVDADADTPLLWVIRDDLGLTGTKYGCGLAQCGACSVLVDGNVVRSCVTPVAGVVGRDITTIEAIEADAVGKRVVAAWVEHQVAQCGYCQSGQVMAATALLKHTPKPSTAQIDAAMVNLCRCGTYNAIHAAVDDLAKQELA, encoded by the coding sequence ATGGAATTACGAATCAACCAGACGACCTATCAGGTCGATGCGGATGCCGATACCCCGTTGCTGTGGGTAATCCGCGATGACCTCGGCCTGACCGGCACCAAGTACGGCTGCGGCCTGGCCCAGTGCGGCGCCTGTTCGGTGCTGGTGGACGGCAACGTGGTGCGCAGTTGCGTGACCCCGGTGGCCGGGGTGGTCGGGCGTGACATCACTACCATCGAGGCGATTGAAGCCGATGCCGTGGGCAAGCGCGTGGTCGCGGCCTGGGTCGAGCATCAGGTGGCGCAGTGCGGGTATTGCCAGTCCGGGCAGGTGATGGCGGCCACCGCGCTGCTCAAGCACACCCCCAAGCCAAGCACTGCGCAGATCGACGCGGCGATGGTCAACCTGTGCCGGTGCGGCACCTACAACGCGATTCATGCGGCGGTCGACGACCTGGCCAAGCAGGAGCTCGCCTGA
- a CDS encoding ABC transporter substrate-binding protein, whose amino-acid sequence MLSIVRCGHVLAALLFTGLLGMPAFATPTTVTDLLGRQVKVNLPVQRVILGEGRQLYLVAALDTQNPIERIVGWRKDLIQSDPDTYNAYLRKFPAIAKIPTFGGFEDGTFDIEQAISQRPDVIILNIEAQHATEDARYIEKLDALGIPVVYVDFRNQPMTNTEPTMRLFGQLFGKEQQAEAFIAFRNKQIRRVTDVIAAQQPPRPAVFIERIGGYTDDCCLSFGNENFGLFVELAGGNNIAKGIIPSTFGQLNPEQVIVANPAQVVVTSANWEAFAPGGHWVGVGPAADMAEARRKLAWYTGRPAYAGIKAQEQQAFHAIWHQFYNSPYQFVAIQQLAKWFHPTLFADLDPEAAFRELHERFLPVPYEPGYFVSLKP is encoded by the coding sequence ATGCTTTCGATTGTGCGATGCGGCCACGTCCTGGCGGCGCTGTTGTTCACCGGGTTGCTGGGCATGCCGGCGTTTGCCACCCCCACCACGGTCACCGATCTGCTCGGCCGCCAGGTCAAGGTCAACCTGCCGGTGCAGCGGGTGATTCTCGGCGAAGGCCGCCAGCTGTACCTGGTGGCCGCACTGGACACGCAAAACCCCATCGAACGCATCGTCGGCTGGCGCAAGGACTTGATCCAGTCCGACCCGGACACCTACAACGCCTACCTGCGCAAATTCCCCGCCATCGCCAAGATCCCCACCTTCGGCGGCTTTGAAGACGGCACCTTCGACATCGAACAAGCCATCTCCCAGCGCCCCGACGTGATCATCCTCAATATCGAGGCGCAGCACGCCACCGAGGATGCGCGCTACATCGAGAAACTCGACGCCCTGGGCATCCCGGTGGTGTACGTGGACTTTCGCAACCAGCCCATGACCAACACCGAGCCGACCATGCGCCTGTTTGGCCAGTTGTTCGGCAAAGAGCAGCAGGCCGAAGCATTTATCGCGTTTCGCAACAAGCAGATCCGCCGTGTCACCGACGTGATCGCCGCGCAGCAGCCCCCGCGCCCTGCGGTATTTATCGAGCGTATCGGCGGTTACACCGACGATTGCTGCCTGAGTTTCGGCAATGAAAACTTCGGCCTGTTCGTCGAGCTGGCCGGCGGCAACAACATCGCCAAAGGCATTATTCCCAGCACCTTCGGCCAGTTGAATCCCGAGCAGGTGATCGTCGCCAACCCGGCCCAGGTGGTCGTCACCAGCGCCAACTGGGAGGCGTTCGCGCCGGGTGGGCACTGGGTCGGCGTCGGCCCCGCGGCCGACATGGCCGAGGCCCGGCGCAAACTGGCGTGGTACACCGGCCGCCCGGCCTATGCCGGGATCAAGGCCCAGGAGCAGCAAGCGTTCCACGCGATCTGGCACCAGTTCTACAACAGCCCTTACCAGTTCGTGGCGATCCAGCAGTTGGCCAAGTGGTTTCACCCGACGCTGTTTGCCGACCTCGATCCCGAGGCCGCCTTTCGCGAGTTGCACGAGCGCTTCCTGCCGGTGCCCTACGAGCCGGGCTACTTCGTGAGCCTCAAGCCATGA
- a CDS encoding MFS transporter translates to MPPTRILISLLFAIQLVSMGAMEMSGPFWPVHLRGLTDSDALFSFASIAVYVGPMLGILLTSAFWGRVGDRHGHKLMMIRALIGLTLTQLALALISDIWAILLLRFVQGACAGYIAPAQAYGVSIEAPARRARLFALLQISTNVGSLLGAVVGGLILDHATFFWINLSASALCAVCTLVAALSLPDVPPQKKPVSASSAVVWRGSALLPLLVVMGILLLARMLPQTSFALYVSSTFNVSNAWVGLCYGLLALGFILSATTWARHFEGRDQGDSLRRIAWVVLACIALTGIAGITRNPLVFALGYLLWGVLLGATTPVLMALISKSADSSSQGHVLGIAQGTAQFASIAGIAIGGLLSQVYGLAYTYLFVCAAYGLALLAILALRSRRVVP, encoded by the coding sequence ATGCCACCGACCCGCATCCTGATTTCCCTGCTGTTCGCGATCCAGCTCGTGTCGATGGGCGCGATGGAAATGAGCGGCCCGTTCTGGCCAGTGCACTTGCGTGGGCTGACCGACTCCGATGCGTTGTTCAGCTTCGCCAGCATCGCCGTGTACGTCGGGCCGATGCTCGGCATCCTGCTGACCAGCGCGTTCTGGGGACGCGTCGGTGATCGTCATGGCCACAAGCTGATGATGATCCGCGCCCTGATCGGCCTGACCCTGACCCAACTGGCGCTGGCCTTGATCAGCGACATCTGGGCGATCCTGCTGTTGCGCTTTGTGCAGGGCGCGTGTGCCGGGTATATCGCCCCGGCCCAGGCGTATGGCGTAAGTATCGAGGCGCCGGCCCGGCGCGCGCGGTTGTTTGCGCTGTTGCAGATCTCCACCAACGTCGGCTCGCTGCTCGGTGCGGTGGTCGGCGGCTTGATCCTCGATCACGCGACGTTTTTCTGGATCAACCTCAGCGCCTCGGCACTCTGCGCGGTGTGCACGCTGGTTGCGGCGCTGAGCCTGCCGGACGTGCCGCCGCAGAAGAAACCCGTGAGCGCGTCGAGCGCCGTGGTATGGCGCGGTTCGGCGCTGCTGCCGCTGCTGGTGGTGATGGGCATTCTGCTGCTGGCGCGGATGCTGCCGCAGACCTCGTTCGCGCTGTATGTGAGCAGCACATTCAACGTCAGCAACGCCTGGGTCGGCCTGTGCTACGGCCTGCTGGCATTGGGTTTCATCCTGAGCGCAACGACATGGGCGCGGCATTTCGAAGGGCGTGACCAAGGCGATTCCCTGCGGCGCATTGCCTGGGTGGTACTCGCGTGCATAGCGCTCACCGGCATCGCCGGCATCACCCGCAACCCGCTGGTGTTCGCCCTCGGTTACCTGCTGTGGGGCGTGTTGCTCGGGGCGACCACGCCGGTGCTGATGGCGTTGATTTCAAAGAGCGCCGACAGCTCAAGCCAGGGCCACGTGCTGGGGATCGCCCAGGGCACTGCGCAATTCGCCTCGATTGCCGGTATCGCCATCGGTGGCCTGCTCAGCCAGGTGTATGGCCTGGCGTATACCTACCTGTTCGTCTGCGCGGCGTATGGGCTGGCACTGCTTGCGATTCTCGCGTTGCGTTCACGCCGGGTTGTCCCTTAG
- a CDS encoding TonB-dependent receptor, whose protein sequence is MLVIRSALLSLALTSAAMAAQLDGVTMRAYQITPGPLGATLSNFAVDAGIALSFLPALTDGLTSPGLSGTYSTEEAVTRLLAGSGLEMVLRADGSYTLALRRVTLSETTVSGTAQRSDSLPPAYSGGQVAVGGRLGMLGNRDVMDAPFSVSTYTASLIKDQQATTVGDLLERDSSVRSTGQTGGIVDSFFIRGFPVGEGNLGELAFDGVYGVASNYRVFTEYAERIEVVKGPGALLYGMSPNSAVGGVINVVPKRSLDEDLTRYTASYTQDAHIGNRIDISRRFGDERRFGLRLNGGVQQGNTVIDAQSRDVGIGALSLDYQGERLRGSLDLISQEEEFDAASRPFLITPGVNIPNAANGRTNVSQDWGWSRTRDKSALLSGEYDLNDALTLFAHAGGGKSAVARMSDQTPKIINAAGDTDSTPGYYRFEVQRYTVDAGARVRFDTGPVSHTSVVQASRYRDELSRGIISGASVLSNIYHPTDRPKPSIPKPDAPKVSATELTGVAIADTLSILDQRVQVTVGLRQQRIQSNNYNTAGAVTSAYDDGKTTPLFGAVLKPWDHVAFYYNYLEGLSKGDVAPSNAANAGEIFAPYVSTQHEVGVKLDYGTFMSTLALFQIDKPSGELAAGRFSVQGEQRNRGLELSVFGEVAQGARLLGGVTLLDAQLTRSGIAANRGNTPVGVPEVQANLWAEWDTPTVEGLTLTGGAIYTASQYVDQANTQRLDPWTRIDVGVRYSTRIAERPTTFRATLQNLFDRQYWSGVASYGAFSQASPRTLLLSATVDF, encoded by the coding sequence ATGCTCGTGATCCGCAGCGCACTGCTCAGCCTGGCCCTCACCAGCGCCGCCATGGCCGCGCAGTTGGATGGGGTGACAATGCGTGCCTACCAGATCACCCCCGGCCCCCTCGGCGCCACGCTGTCGAACTTCGCCGTGGACGCCGGCATCGCGCTGTCGTTCCTGCCGGCGCTCACCGACGGACTGACCAGCCCCGGCCTATCCGGCACCTATTCGACCGAGGAGGCCGTCACCCGCCTGCTCGCCGGCAGCGGCCTGGAAATGGTCTTGCGCGCAGACGGCAGCTACACCCTGGCACTACGCCGGGTCACCCTGTCGGAAACCACCGTCAGCGGCACGGCACAACGCAGCGACAGCCTGCCGCCAGCCTATTCCGGCGGCCAGGTCGCGGTCGGCGGGCGCCTGGGCATGCTCGGCAACCGCGACGTAATGGACGCGCCCTTCAGCGTCAGCACCTACACCGCGTCGCTGATCAAGGACCAGCAGGCCACCACCGTCGGCGATCTGCTGGAACGCGACTCTTCGGTGCGCTCCACCGGGCAGACCGGCGGCATTGTCGATTCGTTTTTCATCCGCGGCTTCCCGGTGGGCGAAGGCAACCTCGGCGAACTGGCCTTCGACGGCGTCTACGGCGTGGCCTCCAACTATCGCGTGTTTACCGAGTACGCCGAGCGCATCGAAGTGGTCAAGGGCCCCGGCGCCCTGCTCTACGGCATGTCGCCCAACAGTGCGGTGGGCGGCGTGATCAATGTGGTGCCCAAGCGCTCCCTCGACGAAGACCTGACCCGCTACACCGCCAGCTACACGCAGGACGCCCACATCGGCAACCGCATCGACATCAGCCGCCGCTTCGGTGACGAGCGCCGCTTCGGCCTGCGCCTGAACGGCGGCGTGCAGCAGGGCAACACGGTGATCGACGCGCAATCACGCGACGTCGGCATCGGTGCGCTGTCCCTGGATTACCAGGGCGAGCGCCTGCGCGGCAGCCTGGACCTGATCTCCCAGGAAGAAGAGTTCGACGCCGCTTCCCGACCGTTCCTGATCACCCCCGGCGTGAACATTCCCAACGCGGCCAACGGCCGCACCAATGTCAGCCAGGACTGGGGCTGGTCCCGCACCCGCGACAAATCCGCGTTGCTCAGCGGCGAATATGACCTCAACGATGCCCTCACTCTGTTCGCCCACGCCGGCGGCGGCAAATCCGCCGTGGCGCGTATGTCCGACCAGACGCCGAAGATCATCAACGCCGCCGGCGACACCGATTCCACACCCGGTTACTACCGCTTCGAAGTCCAGCGCTACACCGTGGACGCCGGTGCCCGCGTACGCTTCGACACCGGGCCGGTCAGCCACACCAGCGTGGTGCAGGCCAGCCGTTATCGCGACGAGCTGTCACGCGGGATCATTTCCGGCGCCTCGGTGCTGTCGAATATCTATCACCCCACCGACCGCCCCAAGCCGTCGATCCCCAAGCCGGACGCGCCGAAAGTCTCGGCCACCGAGCTGACCGGCGTGGCCATCGCCGACACCTTGTCGATATTGGACCAGCGCGTGCAGGTCACCGTCGGCCTGCGCCAACAGCGCATCCAATCGAACAACTACAACACCGCGGGCGCAGTCACCAGCGCCTACGACGATGGCAAGACCACGCCGCTGTTCGGCGCCGTGCTCAAGCCGTGGGATCACGTGGCGTTCTACTACAACTACCTCGAAGGCCTGAGCAAGGGCGATGTGGCGCCGTCCAACGCGGCGAACGCCGGTGAGATCTTTGCGCCTTACGTGTCCACGCAGCATGAGGTCGGGGTCAAGCTCGACTACGGCACCTTCATGTCGACCCTGGCGCTGTTCCAGATCGACAAACCCAGCGGCGAACTGGCCGCCGGGCGCTTTTCGGTGCAGGGCGAACAGCGCAACCGTGGCCTGGAATTGAGCGTGTTTGGCGAAGTCGCCCAGGGCGCGCGCCTGCTCGGTGGCGTGACCCTGCTGGACGCGCAATTGACCCGCAGCGGCATCGCCGCCAACCGTGGCAATACCCCGGTCGGCGTGCCCGAGGTGCAGGCCAACCTGTGGGCCGAATGGGACACGCCGACAGTCGAGGGGCTGACGTTGACCGGCGGCGCGATCTACACCGCCAGCCAGTACGTCGACCAGGCCAACACCCAGCGCCTCGATCCCTGGACCCGCATCGATGTCGGCGTACGCTACAGCACGCGCATCGCCGAGCGACCGACCACATTCCGCGCCACGCTGCAGAACCTGTTCGACCGCCAGTACTGGTCCGGCGTGGCCTCCTACGGCGCGTTCTCCCAGGCCTCGCCACGCACCCTCCTCCTCTCGGCCACGGTCGATTTCTGA
- a CDS encoding sigma-70 family RNA polymerase sigma factor, giving the protein MSEILDADHNHHLRAIEALYSGHHGWLYATLKRKLGNAMDAADLAQDTFTRILASQVTVIDQPRAYLTCVARGILVNWYQRKALERAYLEALASAPLQQAPSAETHFMVLETLHEIDAMLDALPPLVKRAFLLSQLSGLKYDAIAEQLGVSLITVKRYMKQAFVQCLMLVE; this is encoded by the coding sequence ATGAGCGAAATCCTCGACGCCGATCACAACCACCACCTGCGCGCAATCGAGGCGCTGTACAGCGGGCATCACGGCTGGCTGTACGCCACGCTCAAACGCAAACTCGGCAACGCCATGGATGCGGCCGACCTGGCCCAGGACACCTTCACCCGGATCCTCGCCTCCCAGGTCACGGTGATCGACCAGCCACGTGCCTACCTGACCTGCGTGGCCAGGGGCATCCTGGTCAATTGGTATCAGCGCAAGGCGTTGGAACGGGCTTATCTGGAAGCCCTCGCCAGCGCGCCGCTACAGCAAGCACCGTCGGCGGAAACCCACTTCATGGTGCTGGAAACCCTGCACGAAATCGACGCGATGCTCGACGCGCTGCCGCCACTGGTCAAGCGCGCGTTCCTGCTGTCGCAGCTCAGCGGCCTCAAGTACGACGCGATTGCCGAGCAACTGGGCGTGTCGCTGATCACCGTCAAACGCTACATGAAACAGGCGTTTGTGCAGTGCCTGATGCTGGTGGAATAA